A stretch of Prosthecochloris marina DNA encodes these proteins:
- the tpiA gene encoding triose-phosphate isomerase produces the protein MRKKIVVGNWKMNKTVAEASELASAILEHLGNSTLLCEVGIAPAFPALTEVGKVIGSSDIRLAAQNCHYEDDGAYTGEISVRMLESLGCAYVIIGHSERRQYFGETNRTVNLRVRKALAEGMQVIMCVGETLEEREGGITDKIVTEQVREGLKDVGDLGGVVLAYEPVWAIGTGKTATPEQAEEVHASIRATISDMFGESAAGNLRIQYGGSVKPSNAVELFAMPNIDGGLIGGASLKAEDFVAIVKAAG, from the coding sequence ATGCGTAAAAAAATTGTTGTAGGTAACTGGAAAATGAACAAAACCGTTGCTGAAGCAAGTGAGCTTGCCTCGGCAATTCTTGAGCACCTCGGAAACAGCACTCTTCTTTGTGAAGTCGGGATTGCCCCGGCTTTTCCTGCACTTACGGAGGTTGGAAAAGTTATCGGATCGAGCGATATCCGGCTTGCCGCGCAGAATTGCCACTATGAAGATGACGGCGCTTATACCGGTGAGATTTCGGTACGAATGCTGGAGTCTCTGGGTTGTGCATACGTTATTATCGGACATTCCGAGCGCAGGCAGTATTTCGGTGAGACCAACCGGACAGTGAACCTCAGGGTCAGAAAAGCGCTGGCGGAAGGCATGCAGGTTATCATGTGCGTCGGCGAGACCCTCGAAGAGCGGGAAGGCGGCATTACGGACAAGATAGTTACCGAACAGGTTCGTGAAGGTCTGAAGGATGTCGGTGATCTTGGCGGCGTTGTTCTGGCTTATGAGCCGGTGTGGGCTATCGGAACAGGAAAGACGGCAACACCTGAGCAGGCTGAAGAGGTTCATGCTTCAATCCGTGCGACGATCAGCGATATGTTTGGGGAGTCGGCTGCCGGGAATCTCCGCATTCAGTACGGTGGAAGCGTGAAACCTTCAAACGCCGTTGAATTGTTTGCCATGCCGAATATCGACGGCGGACTCATCGGTGGAGCGAGCCTCAAAGCCGAAGATTTTGTGGCGATTGTGAAAGCAGCGGGATAA